The Pseudomonas fluorescens genome includes a window with the following:
- a CDS encoding di-heme oxidoredictase family protein codes for MPSLPLRLCALFMALGLSACDDAPRFTQAEPGEARSGGAATVRKTDQNAFSLPSANLPPSRRVDFSVGNSFFRSPWVIAPSTTTARDGLGPLFNTNACQNCHIKDGRGHPPAPDATTAVSMLVRLSIPDTPPYAKVIEQLGVVPEPVYGGQLQDMSVPGVAPEGKVRVDYTPVPVRFKDGTVVELRKPDLQITQLAYGPMHPDTRFSARVAPPMIGLGLLEAIPDEAILANAEAQAREKNGIAGRPNEVWDDAQQKTVLGRFGWKAGQPNLNQQNVHAFSGDMGLTTSLRPFDDCTQTQADCKRAPSGNGPDGEPEVSDNILRLVLFYSRNLAVPARREVNSPQVLAGKNLFFQAGCQSCHTPKYTTSANAAEPELANQVIRPYTDLLLHDMGEGLADNRSEFKASGRDWRTPPLWGIGLTETVNGHTQFLHDGRARNLLEAVLWHGGEAQAAQRQVLAFNAEQRTALLAFLNSL; via the coding sequence ATGCCGTCGTTGCCTCTTCGTTTATGTGCGCTGTTCATGGCCCTGGGCCTGAGCGCCTGCGATGATGCCCCGCGCTTTACCCAGGCCGAGCCGGGTGAAGCCCGTTCCGGTGGCGCCGCGACAGTACGCAAGACGGACCAGAACGCCTTTTCCCTGCCCTCGGCCAACCTGCCGCCCTCACGGCGCGTGGATTTCAGCGTCGGCAACAGTTTCTTCCGCAGCCCCTGGGTGATCGCCCCCTCGACCACCACCGCTCGCGACGGCCTCGGGCCCTTGTTCAACACCAACGCCTGCCAGAACTGCCACATCAAGGACGGCCGCGGCCACCCACCTGCGCCGGACGCGACCACCGCGGTATCGATGCTGGTACGCCTGTCGATCCCCGACACACCGCCATACGCCAAGGTCATCGAACAATTGGGCGTCGTGCCGGAACCGGTTTACGGCGGGCAATTACAGGACATGTCCGTGCCCGGCGTCGCCCCCGAAGGCAAGGTGCGGGTCGATTACACGCCGGTCCCCGTGCGTTTCAAGGACGGCACCGTGGTGGAACTACGCAAGCCGGACCTGCAGATTACCCAACTGGCCTATGGGCCGATGCACCCGGACACGCGTTTTTCCGCCCGCGTCGCCCCGCCGATGATCGGCCTGGGACTGCTTGAGGCGATCCCCGACGAAGCCATCCTCGCAAACGCCGAAGCCCAGGCCCGGGAGAAAAACGGCATCGCCGGGCGTCCCAACGAGGTCTGGGACGATGCCCAGCAAAAAACCGTCCTGGGAAGGTTCGGCTGGAAGGCCGGACAGCCCAACCTCAACCAGCAGAACGTCCACGCGTTCTCCGGCGACATGGGCCTGACGACAAGCCTGCGACCCTTCGACGACTGCACCCAGACCCAGGCCGACTGCAAGCGTGCGCCCAGCGGCAACGGCCCCGATGGCGAACCGGAAGTCAGCGACAACATCCTGCGACTGGTGCTGTTCTATAGCCGCAACCTCGCCGTACCGGCCCGGCGCGAGGTGAATTCACCCCAGGTGCTGGCGGGCAAGAATCTGTTCTTCCAGGCCGGTTGCCAGTCCTGCCACACCCCGAAATACACCACCTCCGCCAACGCCGCCGAACCGGAGTTGGCGAACCAGGTCATCCGCCCTTACACCGACCTGCTGTTGCACGACATGGGCGAAGGCCTGGCGGACAACCGCAGCGAATTCAAGGCCAGCGGCCGTGACTGGCGAACCCCGCCGCTGTGGGGCATCGGCCTGACCGAAACCGTCAACGGCCACACCCAGTTCCTGCATGACGGCCGGGCCCGCAACCTGCTCGAAGCCGTGCTGTGGCATGGCGGCGAAGCACAAGCGGCGCAGCGTCAGGTTTTAGCGTTCAATGCCGAGCAGCGCACTGCGTTGCTGGCCTTCCTGAATTCCCTTTAA
- a CDS encoding sensor histidine kinase, whose translation MRSLFWRILASFWLAIALVAGLSLLMGHMLNQDAWILSRHPGLNTLPEEWTQTYESQGEDAAQDILQQRKRQYHIDVQVFNESGDPVVRGTFPHRAAAFEARQNNNERRLPWRRLTDEFTSAKTGDTYLFIYRIPHPELDAWHRDSLLWPLSALGIALVVLTLFSLLVTLSITRPLSRLRGAVHDLGQAAYQQNSLAKLANRRDEFGVLATDFNRMGARLQSLITSQRQLLRDVSHELRSPLARLRIALALAERASPEERERLWPRLTRECDRLEALISEILVLARVDADNASAEEVELNGLLVTLQKDAQLASPEQTVQLETEADLTLKGWPTMIERAVDNLLRNAQRFNPAGQSIEMHAMRQGERILISVRDHGPGVDAEHLGQLGEPFYRAPGQTAAGHGLGLAIARRAAERHGGTLVLGNHPGGGFIATLELPLVPGAVVQP comes from the coding sequence GTGCGTTCATTGTTCTGGCGCATCCTGGCCAGTTTCTGGCTGGCCATCGCTCTGGTTGCAGGACTTTCGCTCCTGATGGGCCACATGCTCAATCAGGACGCCTGGATCCTCAGCCGCCATCCGGGTCTCAACACCCTGCCCGAAGAGTGGACACAAACCTACGAAAGCCAGGGCGAGGACGCCGCGCAGGACATCCTGCAACAGCGCAAGCGTCAGTATCACATCGACGTCCAAGTGTTCAATGAAAGCGGCGACCCGGTGGTGCGCGGCACCTTCCCACATCGCGCCGCGGCCTTCGAGGCTCGGCAGAACAACAACGAGCGACGCCTACCCTGGCGGCGACTGACCGACGAATTCACCAGCGCCAAAACCGGCGACACGTATCTGTTCATCTACCGCATCCCCCATCCCGAACTGGACGCCTGGCACCGCGACAGCCTGCTCTGGCCCCTCAGTGCGCTGGGGATCGCGCTGGTGGTGCTGACCTTGTTCAGCCTGTTGGTGACGCTTTCCATCACTCGCCCGCTGAGTCGCCTGCGTGGCGCGGTGCATGACTTGGGCCAGGCCGCCTATCAGCAGAACAGCCTCGCCAAGCTGGCCAACCGGCGAGATGAGTTCGGCGTACTGGCCACTGACTTCAACCGCATGGGTGCGCGCCTGCAAAGCTTGATCACCAGCCAGCGACAACTGCTGCGCGACGTGTCCCACGAACTGCGCTCGCCCCTGGCCCGGCTGCGCATTGCCTTGGCCTTGGCTGAACGGGCCAGCCCCGAGGAGCGTGAAAGGCTCTGGCCACGCCTGACCCGCGAATGCGATCGCCTGGAAGCGCTGATCAGTGAAATCCTGGTGTTGGCCCGGGTCGATGCCGACAACGCCAGCGCCGAAGAGGTGGAACTCAACGGTTTGCTGGTCACCCTGCAAAAAGATGCGCAACTGGCCTCACCGGAACAAACCGTGCAGCTCGAAACCGAGGCGGACCTGACCCTCAAGGGCTGGCCGACCATGATCGAGCGAGCAGTGGACAACCTGCTGCGCAACGCCCAGCGCTTCAATCCGGCCGGGCAATCGATCGAGATGCACGCGATGCGCCAGGGTGAACGGATCCTGATCAGCGTGCGCGACCACGGGCCAGGCGTGGATGCCGAACACCTGGGACAATTGGGCGAGCCGTTCTACCGCGCGCCCGGCCAGACCGCCGCCGGCCATGGCCTGGGCCTGGCCATCGCGCGCCGTGCCGCCGAACGCCACGGCGGCACGCTGGTGCTGGGCAATCATCCTGGCGGCGGGTTCATCGCGACGCTGGAGTTGCCGTTGGTGCCGGGGGCGGTCGTCCAGCCGTAA
- a CDS encoding Spy/CpxP family protein refolding chaperone, protein MRKTLIALMFAAALPTVAMAMPGDAGPMGPMDGPRHGGMMHDKGPFSDLDLSREQRQQIRRIMGEQRHEQRELVDKYLAKLSPADQKAMQDEMDARHQKIDAQIRGLLKPEQQKEFDAIQKKQAERRAEWAEFKAWKAQQPQKAQ, encoded by the coding sequence ATGCGCAAGACCCTTATCGCTCTGATGTTCGCTGCTGCCCTGCCGACCGTCGCCATGGCCATGCCTGGAGACGCCGGCCCGATGGGTCCGATGGATGGCCCGCGCCACGGCGGCATGATGCATGACAAAGGTCCCTTCAGCGATCTGGACCTGAGCCGCGAACAGCGCCAGCAAATTCGCCGGATCATGGGCGAACAGCGCCACGAACAACGCGAACTGGTAGACAAGTACCTGGCCAAGCTGTCGCCAGCCGACCAGAAAGCCATGCAAGACGAAATGGACGCCCGGCATCAGAAGATCGATGCCCAGATCCGCGGGCTGTTGAAGCCTGAGCAGCAGAAAGAGTTCGACGCGATCCAGAAGAAACAGGCCGAGCGTCGCGCCGAGTGGGCTGAGTTCAAGGCCTGGAAAGCGCAACAGCCGCAAAAAGCGCAATAA
- a CDS encoding response regulator transcription factor: MSELLLIDDDQELCELLVSWLSQEGFQVRACHDGQSARKALAETAPAAVVLDVMLPDGSGLELLKQLRSDHPELPVLMLSARGEPLDRILGLELGADDYLAKPCDPRELTARLRAVLRRSHPTAVSTQIELGDLTFSPVRGVVSIDEQEQALTISESRLLEALLKQPGEPLDKQELAQIALGRKLTLYDRSLDMHVSNLRKKIGPHPDGRPRIVALRSRGYYYSL, translated from the coding sequence ATGAGCGAGCTGTTACTGATAGACGATGACCAGGAGCTGTGCGAGCTCCTCGTTAGCTGGTTGAGCCAGGAAGGTTTTCAGGTCCGGGCCTGTCACGATGGCCAAAGTGCCCGCAAGGCCCTGGCCGAAACCGCCCCGGCAGCCGTGGTACTGGACGTGATGCTGCCCGACGGCAGTGGCCTGGAACTGCTCAAGCAATTGCGCAGCGATCACCCGGAGCTGCCGGTGCTGATGCTGTCGGCCCGGGGTGAACCGCTGGACCGTATCCTCGGCCTGGAACTGGGCGCCGATGATTACCTGGCCAAGCCCTGCGACCCACGCGAACTGACCGCCCGCCTGCGCGCCGTGCTACGGCGCAGCCACCCGACGGCCGTGTCCACCCAGATCGAACTGGGTGACCTGACTTTCAGCCCGGTGCGTGGCGTGGTCAGCATCGATGAACAGGAACAGGCCCTCACCATTTCCGAAAGCCGCCTGCTCGAAGCGTTGCTCAAGCAGCCAGGCGAGCCGCTGGACAAGCAGGAACTGGCGCAGATCGCCCTGGGCCGCAAGCTGACCCTGTACGACCGCAGCCTCGATATGCACGTGAGCAACCTGCGCAAGAAGATCGGTCCCCACCCCGACGGCCGCCCGCGCATCGTAGCGCTGCGTAGCCGTGGCTATTACTACAGCCTCTAA
- a CDS encoding YciI family protein yields the protein MLYAIIATDVANSLEKRQAARPAHLERLQKLQDEGRVVLAGPHPAVDSNDPGAAGFSGSLMVVEFDSLSAAQQWAEADPFVAAGVYANVVVKPFKQVMP from the coding sequence ATGCTCTACGCAATCATTGCTACCGACGTCGCCAACTCCCTGGAAAAACGCCAGGCCGCTCGTCCCGCGCACCTGGAGCGCCTGCAAAAACTCCAGGACGAAGGCCGCGTAGTGCTGGCTGGACCGCATCCGGCGGTGGACAGCAATGACCCGGGCGCCGCGGGCTTCAGTGGCAGCCTGATGGTGGTCGAATTCGACTCGCTGTCCGCTGCGCAGCAATGGGCCGAGGCCGATCCGTTCGTTGCGGCCGGCGTCTATGCCAATGTCGTGGTCAAGCCATTCAAGCAAGTCATGCCGTAA
- a CDS encoding septation protein A, which produces MKQFIDFIPLLLFFIVYKLDPRAVDFAGHSLTVGGIYSATAVLIISSLVVYGALFVSQRKLEKSQWLTLIACLVFGSLTLAFHSETFLKWKAPVVNWLFALAFIGSHFVGDRLLIKRIMGHAINLPELIWTRLNIAWIAFFLFCGAANLFVAFTFQDYWVDFKVFGSLGLTLLFLIGQGIYLSRHLHDADPTTPKTED; this is translated from the coding sequence GTGAAACAATTCATCGACTTCATCCCGCTCCTGCTGTTTTTCATCGTCTACAAACTTGATCCCCGGGCCGTCGACTTCGCCGGTCATTCCTTGACTGTAGGCGGTATTTACAGCGCCACCGCAGTGCTGATCATCAGTTCCCTGGTGGTCTACGGCGCATTGTTCGTGTCCCAGCGCAAGCTGGAGAAGAGCCAGTGGCTGACCCTGATCGCCTGCCTCGTGTTCGGCAGCCTGACCCTGGCGTTCCACAGCGAAACCTTCCTCAAATGGAAGGCCCCGGTGGTCAACTGGTTGTTCGCCCTCGCCTTCATCGGCAGCCACTTTGTCGGTGACCGCTTGCTGATCAAGCGCATCATGGGCCATGCCATCAACCTGCCAGAACTGATCTGGACCCGGCTGAACATCGCCTGGATCGCGTTCTTCCTGTTCTGCGGCGCCGCCAACCTGTTTGTTGCGTTCACGTTCCAGGACTACTGGGTCGACTTCAAGGTCTTCGGTAGCCTGGGCTTGACGCTGTTGTTCCTGATTGGCCAGGGTATCTACCTGTCCCGTCATCTGCATGATGCCGACCCCACTACGCCAAAAACCGAGGACTGA
- a CDS encoding PHP domain-containing protein: MNVDLHCHSTASDGALAPAVLVARAFEHGVRVLALTDHDTLEGLDEARSAATALGMQLVNGVELSCTWGGATIHVLGYGFDVNAPALVQAIAQLRDGRWLRSEEISRKLALKGMPGALDGARQIQQELGDSGNAPARPHFADWMVREGFVKDRAEAFRKWLGAGKLGDVKQHWPTLEETVQTLRAAGAWVSLAHPWHYDFTRSKRRRLVADYIQAGGHAIEVVNGHQPAEQVGSLAILAREFGLLVTAGSDFHGPGGWSEIGEYRPLPEDLPPLWCRFKHDPVTAAV, from the coding sequence GTGAATGTTGATTTGCACTGCCATAGCACGGCCTCCGATGGCGCCCTGGCGCCTGCGGTTCTGGTGGCGCGGGCGTTCGAGCACGGCGTGCGAGTCCTGGCCCTGACCGATCACGACACCCTCGAAGGCCTCGACGAGGCCCGCAGCGCCGCCACGGCACTGGGCATGCAACTGGTCAATGGGGTCGAGTTGTCCTGTACCTGGGGCGGGGCGACCATCCATGTGCTGGGCTATGGTTTCGATGTGAATGCGCCCGCGTTGGTCCAGGCCATCGCGCAGTTGCGCGACGGGCGCTGGCTGCGTTCCGAAGAGATCAGCCGCAAGCTGGCCCTCAAGGGCATGCCCGGTGCGCTGGACGGCGCCCGGCAGATCCAGCAGGAACTGGGCGACAGCGGCAACGCACCGGCCCGGCCACACTTTGCCGACTGGATGGTGCGCGAGGGGTTCGTCAAGGACCGCGCCGAAGCGTTCCGCAAATGGCTGGGGGCCGGCAAGCTGGGGGATGTCAAGCAGCACTGGCCGACGCTGGAAGAAACCGTCCAGACCCTGCGGGCCGCTGGCGCCTGGGTCAGCCTGGCACATCCATGGCATTATGATTTCACTCGCAGCAAGCGCCGTCGCCTGGTCGCCGACTATATTCAAGCGGGGGGCCATGCCATTGAGGTGGTCAACGGCCATCAGCCTGCCGAGCAGGTCGGCAGCCTGGCGATCCTGGCCCGTGAGTTCGGCCTGCTGGTCACCGCCGGCAGTGATTTCCATGGCCCTGGGGGCTGGTCCGAGATTGGCGAATACCGCCCGTTGCCGGAAGATCTGCCACCACTATGGTGTAGATTCAAACATGATCCCGTTACCGCCGCCGTCTGA
- a CDS encoding L-threonylcarbamoyladenylate synthase translates to MSQFFQIHPENPQARLIKQAVEIIRSGGVVVYPTDSSYAIGCQIGDKNAVERVRRLRQLDDKHNFALICSDLSQLGLFAKIDTGTFRLLKAHLPGPYTFILNATREVPRLLLHPKKRTIGLRVPSHPIALALLAELGEPLMSVTLIMPGETDPLTDPYEMRQILEHQVDLIIDGGFGGMSASTVINLADGEPQVVRVGCGDPTPFMVEA, encoded by the coding sequence GTGAGTCAATTTTTCCAGATTCATCCGGAAAACCCGCAAGCGCGCCTGATCAAACAGGCCGTGGAGATTATTCGTAGCGGTGGCGTGGTGGTCTATCCCACCGACTCGTCCTATGCCATCGGTTGCCAGATCGGCGACAAGAATGCCGTGGAGCGTGTCAGACGCCTGCGTCAACTGGATGACAAGCACAACTTCGCGCTCATCTGCAGCGACCTGTCGCAGTTGGGCCTGTTCGCCAAGATCGACACCGGCACCTTCCGCCTGCTCAAGGCGCATTTGCCGGGGCCATACACCTTTATTCTCAATGCTACGCGGGAAGTCCCGCGGCTGTTGCTGCACCCGAAAAAGCGCACCATCGGCCTGCGGGTGCCAAGCCATCCCATTGCCCTGGCGCTGCTGGCGGAACTGGGTGAGCCGCTGATGAGCGTGACGCTGATCATGCCCGGCGAGACCGATCCATTGACCGATCCCTATGAGATGCGCCAGATCCTCGAGCATCAGGTGGACCTGATCATCGACGGCGGTTTCGGCGGCATGTCGGCGTCCACGGTGATCAACCTGGCCGATGGCGAGCCCCAGGTGGTGCGCGTCGGTTGTGGCGATCCGACGCCGTTCATGGTCGAGGCCTGA
- a CDS encoding segregation and condensation protein A — protein sequence MEVFLEAFEGPLDLLLYLIRKQNINILDIPVAEITRQYMGYVELMQSVRLELAAEYLVMAAMLAEIKSRMLLPRSAEVEAEEDDPRAELIRRLQEYERFKVAAEGLDGLNRVGRDVVVPKLDAPEARARKLLPDVSLEELLMSMAEVLRRGDMFESHQVSREALSTRERMSDVLERLKGGGFVPFVELFTAEEGRLGVVVTFMAVLELVKESLVELVQNEPFAAIHVRARAE from the coding sequence CTGGAAGTGTTCCTCGAAGCCTTCGAGGGCCCGCTTGACTTGCTGCTGTACCTGATTCGCAAACAGAACATCAACATCCTCGACATCCCCGTGGCGGAAATCACCCGCCAGTACATGGGCTACGTCGAGTTGATGCAGTCGGTGCGCCTGGAACTGGCGGCCGAGTACCTGGTGATGGCCGCCATGCTGGCCGAGATCAAGTCGCGGATGCTGCTGCCGCGCTCGGCTGAGGTCGAAGCGGAAGAGGACGACCCGCGGGCCGAACTGATCCGTCGTTTGCAGGAGTACGAACGCTTCAAGGTCGCAGCCGAAGGCCTCGATGGTTTGAACCGGGTCGGGCGCGATGTGGTGGTGCCCAAACTCGATGCCCCCGAGGCGCGGGCGCGCAAGTTGCTGCCGGATGTGAGCCTGGAAGAGTTGCTGATGTCCATGGCTGAGGTCCTGCGCCGGGGCGATATGTTTGAAAGTCATCAGGTCAGCCGCGAAGCGCTGTCCACCCGCGAGCGCATGAGCGATGTGCTGGAGCGGCTCAAGGGCGGCGGTTTTGTGCCGTTCGTCGAGCTGTTCACCGCCGAGGAAGGGCGCCTGGGGGTCGTTGTGACGTTTATGGCGGTCTTGGAATTGGTCAAGGAATCCTTGGTCGAGCTGGTACAGAATGAGCCGTTCGCAGCGATCCATGTGCGGGCACGAGCCGAATAA
- the scpB gene encoding SMC-Scp complex subunit ScpB: MNLTEPRELAPLLEAFLLASGKPQSMERLFELFEEGERPEPAVFKKALTLLGKSCEGRAFELKEVASGYRLQIREKFAPWVGRLWEERPQRYSRAMLETMALIAYRQPITRGEIEDVRGVAVNSHIVKTLLEREWIRVVGYRDVPGKPAMFATTKAFLDHFNLKNLDDLPPLAELRELEPEPMLEFDDAPVPQGLQELADASAEPEEPKEETSFHSLLLELDTMEEGLKTDFDDLLREGPGPEGETDELPEPDSESEPEPEPEEDILGVAEAREKLLAAVAALQPPEPELSDEEAEARALAEAIENERRQFDD; encoded by the coding sequence ATGAATCTGACTGAACCCCGCGAGCTGGCCCCCTTGCTTGAAGCTTTCCTGTTGGCCTCGGGAAAGCCGCAATCGATGGAGCGCCTGTTCGAACTCTTCGAAGAAGGCGAGCGACCTGAGCCGGCCGTGTTCAAGAAAGCCCTGACGCTGCTGGGCAAATCCTGCGAGGGACGGGCCTTCGAGCTCAAGGAAGTGGCGTCCGGTTATCGCCTGCAGATCCGCGAGAAGTTCGCGCCATGGGTCGGGCGCCTGTGGGAGGAGCGGCCGCAGCGCTACTCCCGCGCCATGCTCGAAACCATGGCATTGATTGCCTATCGTCAACCGATCACCCGGGGCGAGATCGAAGATGTGCGCGGCGTGGCGGTCAACAGCCATATCGTCAAGACGCTGTTGGAGCGCGAGTGGATCCGCGTCGTCGGCTATCGCGATGTGCCCGGCAAACCGGCGATGTTCGCCACCACCAAGGCCTTTCTCGATCACTTCAACCTGAAGAACCTGGATGACCTGCCGCCGCTGGCCGAACTGCGGGAGCTGGAACCCGAACCGATGCTGGAATTCGACGACGCCCCGGTGCCCCAGGGCCTGCAGGAATTGGCCGACGCCAGTGCCGAGCCTGAGGAGCCGAAGGAAGAGACCAGTTTCCACTCGTTGTTGCTGGAGCTGGACACCATGGAGGAGGGCTTGAAGACCGATTTCGACGACCTGCTGCGTGAGGGGCCGGGGCCTGAAGGCGAGACGGATGAGTTGCCGGAGCCTGACAGCGAGTCGGAGCCTGAACCTGAGCCGGAAGAGGACATCCTCGGCGTTGCCGAAGCCCGGGAAAAACTGCTGGCCGCCGTCGCCGCCCTCCAACCGCCGGAACCCGAACTGAGCGACGAGGAAGCCGAAGCCCGCGCCCTGGCCGAAGCGATCGAAAACGAACGGCGCCAGTTCGACGATTGA
- the rluB gene encoding 23S rRNA pseudouridine(2605) synthase RluB: protein MKDQDQNDSQEIGPAGEKLQKVLARIGVGSRRDVEAWITQGRIKVNGKDAILGLRVDMHDAITIDGKVIKREEAAETVRRVIMYNKPDGEICTRDDPEGRPTVFDKMPRPKEGRWINIGRLDINTTGLLMFTTDGELANRLMHPSYEMDREYAVRVRGEVDDEMIERLKAGVVLEDGPARFTDIKQAPGGEGFNHWYHCVVMEGRNREVRRLWESQGLVVSRLKRVRFGPVFLNSDLPMGRWREMSQYEVDILAAEVGLKPVAMPQMTAKSKDKLERMQRKSSRPMGKTERVRTLRPAAEGAPTGPRPSREPQIEGERPARKPAPRQDGERGPRTPRPANGRTERGEGRGAPAGRGTPVADRPADTKRPAKPAPKKRPGIVLADRDAPSGKRRGAPAGSGQRPGFGRRKPE, encoded by the coding sequence ATGAAAGACCAAGACCAGAACGACAGCCAGGAAATCGGCCCAGCAGGCGAGAAGCTGCAAAAAGTCCTCGCCCGTATCGGCGTCGGTTCGCGCCGTGACGTGGAAGCCTGGATCACTCAGGGCCGGATCAAGGTCAATGGCAAAGATGCCATCTTGGGCCTGCGTGTCGACATGCACGACGCCATCACCATCGATGGCAAGGTGATCAAGCGCGAAGAGGCCGCCGAAACGGTGCGCCGCGTGATCATGTACAACAAGCCCGACGGCGAGATCTGCACCCGCGACGATCCGGAAGGCCGTCCGACCGTGTTCGACAAGATGCCGCGTCCGAAAGAAGGCCGCTGGATCAACATCGGTCGCCTGGACATCAACACCACCGGTTTGCTGATGTTCACCACCGACGGTGAGCTGGCCAACCGTTTGATGCACCCGTCCTACGAGATGGACCGCGAATACGCCGTGCGTGTGCGTGGCGAAGTCGACGACGAGATGATCGAGCGCCTCAAGGCCGGCGTTGTGCTGGAAGACGGCCCGGCGCGTTTCACCGACATCAAGCAGGCGCCCGGCGGTGAAGGCTTCAACCACTGGTATCACTGCGTGGTGATGGAAGGCCGTAACCGTGAAGTACGGCGTTTGTGGGAATCCCAGGGGCTGGTGGTCAGCCGCCTCAAGCGCGTGCGTTTCGGCCCGGTGTTCCTCAACTCCGACCTGCCGATGGGCCGCTGGCGCGAAATGAGCCAGTACGAAGTCGACATCCTGGCGGCCGAAGTGGGTCTCAAGCCGGTGGCGATGCCGCAGATGACCGCCAAGAGCAAGGACAAGCTGGAGCGGATGCAGCGTAAATCCTCGCGCCCGATGGGCAAGACCGAGCGCGTGCGTACGCTGCGTCCGGCTGCTGAAGGCGCACCGACGGGGCCGCGTCCTTCACGCGAGCCGCAGATCGAAGGCGAGCGCCCGGCCCGCAAGCCTGCACCTCGCCAGGACGGCGAGCGTGGCCCACGTACGCCGCGTCCGGCCAATGGTCGGACTGAACGTGGTGAGGGGCGCGGTGCTCCGGCTGGCCGCGGTACGCCAGTCGCCGATCGCCCGGCCGACACCAAGCGTCCGGCCAAGCCCGCGCCGAAAAAGCGCCCGGGTATCGTCCTGGCCGATCGCGATGCGCCATCGGGCAAGCGCCGTGGTGCACCGGCAGGTTCGGGACAGCGTCCGGGGTTCGGGCGTCGTAAGCCGGAGTGA
- a CDS encoding amino acid permease, which yields MSGQNSHSGELKRGLKNRHIQLIALGGAIGTGLFLGSAGVLKSAGPSMILGYAICGFIAFMIMRQLGEMIVEEPVAGSFSHFAHKYWGGFAGFLSGWNCWILYILVGMSELTAVGKYIHYWAPDIPTWVSAAAFFILINVINLANVKVFGEAEFWFAIIKVVAIVGMIALGSYLLVSGHGGPQASVTNLWSHGGFFPNGVSGLVMAMAIIMFSFGGLEMLGFTAAEADKPKTVIPKAINQVIYRILIFYIGALVVLLSLTPWDSLLSTLNASGDAYSGSPFVQVFSMLGSNTAAHILNFVVLTAALSVYNSGTYCNSRMLLGMAEQGDAPKVLSKIDKRGVPVRSILASAAVTLVAVLLNYLIPQHALELLMSLVVATLVINWAMISYSHFKFRQHMNQTHQTPLFKALWYPYGNYICLAFVVFILGVMLLIPGIQVSVYAIPVWVVFMAVCYWIKNKRSARQELAVAAAAK from the coding sequence ATGAGTGGACAAAACTCGCATTCGGGCGAGCTGAAACGCGGCCTGAAAAATCGCCACATTCAACTGATCGCCCTCGGTGGCGCGATCGGCACTGGCTTGTTTCTCGGCTCGGCGGGGGTGCTGAAATCAGCCGGCCCGTCGATGATCCTTGGCTACGCCATCTGCGGCTTCATCGCCTTCATGATCATGCGCCAGTTGGGCGAAATGATCGTCGAAGAGCCAGTCGCCGGGTCCTTCAGCCATTTCGCCCACAAGTACTGGGGCGGTTTCGCCGGGTTCCTGTCGGGTTGGAACTGCTGGATTCTCTACATCCTGGTGGGCATGTCCGAACTGACCGCAGTGGGCAAGTACATCCATTACTGGGCGCCGGATATCCCGACCTGGGTGTCGGCGGCGGCGTTTTTCATCCTGATCAACGTCATCAACCTGGCCAACGTCAAAGTCTTCGGCGAGGCCGAGTTCTGGTTCGCGATCATCAAGGTCGTGGCGATTGTCGGCATGATTGCCCTGGGCAGCTATTTGCTGGTCAGTGGCCACGGCGGCCCGCAAGCGTCGGTGACCAACCTGTGGTCCCATGGTGGGTTTTTCCCCAACGGCGTCAGCGGCCTGGTGATGGCCATGGCGATCATCATGTTCTCTTTTGGTGGCCTGGAAATGCTCGGTTTCACCGCCGCTGAGGCCGACAAACCGAAAACCGTGATCCCCAAGGCCATTAACCAGGTGATCTACCGGATCCTGATTTTCTACATCGGTGCGCTCGTGGTGCTGCTGTCCCTGACGCCCTGGGACAGCCTGCTGAGCACGCTCAACGCCTCCGGCGATGCCTACAGCGGCAGCCCGTTCGTGCAGGTGTTCTCGATGCTGGGCAGCAACACCGCGGCGCATATCCTCAACTTCGTGGTGCTGACCGCCGCGCTGTCGGTGTACAACAGCGGCACCTATTGCAACAGCCGTATGTTGCTGGGCATGGCCGAGCAGGGCGATGCGCCCAAGGTCTTGTCCAAGATCGACAAGCGCGGCGTGCCGGTGCGTTCGATCCTCGCGTCGGCGGCGGTCACGCTGGTGGCGGTGCTGTTGAATTACCTGATCCCGCAACATGCGCTGGAGTTGCTGATGTCGCTGGTGGTCGCGACCCTGGTGATCAACTGGGCGATGATCAGCTACTCGCACTTCAAGTTCCGCCAGCACATGAACCAGACCCATCAGACGCCGCTGTTCAAGGCGCTGTGGTACCCGTACGGCAACTACATCTGCCTGGCGTTCGTGGTGTTCATCCTGGGCGTGATGTTGTTGATCCCGGGCATCCAGGTATCGGTCTATGCGATTCCGGTGTGGGTGGTGTTCATGGCCGTGTGCTATTGGATCAAGAACAAGCGCAGTGCGCGGCAGGAACTGGCTGTGGCGGCTGCAGCCAAGTAA